One genomic segment of Hydrocarboniclastica marina includes these proteins:
- the fliR gene encoding flagellar biosynthetic protein FliR, translating to MPLEISADQIGQWVGGHLWPLFRIASFLMVMPVIGTNLVPVRVRMGLALLITIIVVPLIGPVPAVDPLSATAVQITLQQILIGTAMAFAVTLLMQVFIVAGQIIAMQMGLGFASMMDPSNGVQVTVLSQFYLVAVTLVFLALNGHLVVIESLIESFRVMPVAADGLSLNSIWALIVRISWVFSAAMLVALPAVTAVLIVYLSFGVMTRAAPQMNIFAIGFPISLLFGLFATWVLLGGLAPKFMALSENTFMFLRQLQTGL from the coding sequence ATGCCTCTTGAGATCAGTGCGGACCAGATCGGGCAATGGGTGGGTGGTCACCTCTGGCCACTCTTCCGCATCGCCAGTTTTCTCATGGTGATGCCCGTAATCGGGACCAATCTGGTGCCGGTGCGAGTCCGCATGGGGCTGGCCCTTCTCATTACCATTATCGTCGTACCGCTGATTGGCCCCGTGCCCGCCGTAGATCCTCTCTCCGCAACGGCCGTACAGATAACACTCCAGCAGATCCTCATCGGTACTGCCATGGCTTTCGCTGTGACGTTGCTGATGCAGGTGTTTATCGTGGCAGGCCAGATTATCGCCATGCAGATGGGGCTTGGGTTCGCCTCCATGATGGACCCGTCCAACGGCGTTCAGGTTACTGTTCTGTCCCAGTTCTATCTGGTGGCGGTCACGCTGGTGTTTCTGGCACTGAACGGTCATCTGGTCGTTATTGAGAGCCTGATAGAAAGCTTTCGCGTTATGCCGGTAGCAGCCGATGGGCTTAGCCTCAACAGCATCTGGGCGCTCATTGTCCGGATAAGCTGGGTCTTTTCTGCAGCGATGCTTGTTGCATTGCCGGCTGTGACTGCGGTCCTGATTGTGTATCTCTCTTTCGGCGTGATGACCCGCGCCGCGCCTCAGATGAATATTTTCGCGATTGGCTTTCCTATCTCGCTGCTGTTCGGGCTTTTTGCTACCTGGGTGCTCCTGGGCGGGTTGGCGCCCAAGTTCATGGCCCTGAGCGAAAATACCTTCATGTTCCTGCGCCAGCTCCAGACGGGGCTGTGA
- the flhA gene encoding flagellar biosynthesis protein FlhA, which yields MQRAAVFNNMRTMAHGNLGIPLMVIVLLGMMTLPVPVFLLDVLFTFNIVLSLVVLLVCVYAMRPMDFAAFPTVLLIATLLRLALNVASTRIVLMNGHEGGDAAGKVIESFGAVLIGGNYAVGIVVFAILMIINFAVVTKGAGRVSEVSARFTLDAMPGKQMAIDADLNSGLIDQDEARLRREEVGQEADFYGSMDGASKFVRGDAIAGLLILFINLIGGIAIGMAQHSLNFSSAVETYALLTIGDGLVAQIPSLLLSTATAIIVTRVGKAQDMGTQVLGQLFTAPRALAISGGILVLMGLIPGMPHVAFLSMGGGAVWIAWWIKRKADQAVEEDAEVFPQRALPGQPKPKSLAGPVSGEALPAPGESRELGWDDVVTVDIIGLEVGYRLIPLVDKSQGGQLLTRIKGVRKKLSQDLGFLMPSVHIRDNLDLMPNVYRITLMGVTLAEAEIHPERELAIDPGQVFGKVEGIAGKDPAFGLDATWIDASQRDQAQTLGYTVVDASTVVATHLNQILQKHAHELLGHEEVQKWLDQLEKMSPKLSEELIPNTLSISLLLKVLQNLLLEEVPIRDMRSIAEAIVNVQPRSQDPQALTSAARLSLRRLIIQSICGNESDIPVITLDPQLEQMLLKSRQQSQQSGSGDEIGLVLEPNLVEKLQSSLRDAAQRQEMLGKPAILLVSAPLRPVLARFVRFGIERLYVLSYQEMPDNKQITIVSSVGQ from the coding sequence ATGCAACGGGCTGCCGTATTCAACAACATGAGAACCATGGCGCACGGGAACCTGGGTATACCCCTGATGGTTATCGTGCTGCTGGGCATGATGACGTTGCCCGTCCCGGTATTCCTGCTGGATGTGCTGTTCACCTTCAATATTGTGCTTTCCCTCGTGGTCTTGCTGGTCTGTGTCTATGCGATGCGCCCCATGGATTTTGCCGCCTTCCCCACGGTATTGCTGATTGCGACCCTTCTGCGCCTCGCTCTGAACGTCGCCTCAACCCGTATCGTTCTCATGAATGGCCACGAAGGCGGAGATGCTGCCGGTAAGGTAATTGAGTCTTTTGGCGCGGTGCTGATCGGCGGCAACTATGCCGTCGGTATTGTCGTTTTTGCCATCCTGATGATCATCAACTTCGCTGTTGTGACCAAAGGCGCGGGCCGGGTTTCGGAAGTTAGCGCGCGTTTCACCCTCGATGCGATGCCCGGCAAGCAAATGGCCATTGACGCCGACCTCAACTCGGGGCTGATCGACCAGGATGAAGCCCGGCTCCGGCGCGAGGAGGTAGGCCAGGAAGCTGACTTCTACGGCTCGATGGACGGTGCCTCCAAGTTTGTTCGCGGCGATGCGATCGCCGGCCTGCTGATACTGTTCATTAACCTGATTGGCGGTATCGCCATCGGCATGGCTCAACACAGCCTCAACTTTTCCAGTGCGGTTGAAACCTATGCGCTGCTGACCATTGGTGATGGGCTTGTCGCCCAGATTCCTTCATTGCTGTTGTCCACCGCTACCGCCATTATTGTGACCCGCGTGGGCAAGGCCCAGGATATGGGCACCCAGGTGCTGGGGCAGCTGTTTACCGCGCCGCGAGCACTGGCTATCAGCGGCGGTATCCTGGTGCTGATGGGTCTGATTCCCGGCATGCCGCATGTGGCGTTTCTGAGCATGGGCGGCGGTGCTGTCTGGATCGCCTGGTGGATCAAGCGCAAAGCTGACCAGGCGGTTGAGGAGGACGCAGAAGTGTTCCCTCAGCGTGCATTGCCAGGGCAACCCAAACCCAAGAGTCTCGCTGGCCCAGTCTCCGGCGAGGCCTTGCCGGCGCCGGGCGAATCCCGGGAGCTGGGTTGGGACGACGTAGTCACTGTCGACATCATTGGCCTCGAGGTCGGCTATCGCCTAATCCCGCTGGTCGACAAATCCCAGGGCGGTCAGCTGCTGACACGCATCAAAGGCGTTCGGAAGAAGCTGTCGCAGGATCTGGGCTTTCTCATGCCGTCAGTCCATATCCGGGATAACCTGGACCTGATGCCAAACGTCTACCGCATTACCCTGATGGGCGTCACCCTGGCCGAAGCCGAAATTCATCCGGAACGTGAACTCGCGATCGACCCCGGTCAGGTTTTTGGCAAGGTTGAGGGTATTGCCGGCAAAGACCCGGCGTTCGGGCTGGATGCAACCTGGATCGATGCGAGTCAGCGCGACCAGGCCCAGACTCTGGGGTACACGGTAGTGGATGCCAGCACTGTCGTAGCCACACACCTGAACCAGATCCTGCAGAAACATGCTCACGAGTTGCTCGGCCATGAAGAGGTCCAGAAATGGCTGGATCAGTTGGAGAAGATGTCGCCAAAACTGTCCGAAGAGCTTATTCCAAATACTTTATCTATCAGTCTGTTGCTTAAGGTTCTTCAGAATCTGCTTTTGGAAGAGGTGCCGATTCGCGATATGCGCAGCATCGCTGAGGCAATCGTCAACGTGCAGCCACGCAGCCAGGATCCTCAGGCGCTGACCAGTGCAGCCCGACTGTCGCTGCGTCGGCTGATTATTCAGAGCATCTGCGGAAACGAATCAGATATACCGGTCATTACGCTTGATCCACAGTTGGAACAGATGTTGCTTAAGTCTAGGCAACAGAGTCAACAATCCGGCAGTGGTGATGAAATAGGGCTGGTACTGGAGCCCAACCTGGTGGAGAAGCTGCAGAGCTCGTTAAGAGACGCAGCCCAGCGCCAGGAAATGCTCGGCAAACCCGCCATCCTGTTGGTTTCCGCGCCGCTCAGGCCGGTGTTGGCCAGGTTCGTGCGATTCGGTATAGAGCGTCTGTATGTGCTTTCTTACCAGGAAATGCCGGACAACAAGCAGATTACCATCGTCTCGTCAGTCGGCCAGTAA
- the fliQ gene encoding flagellar biosynthesis protein FliQ has protein sequence MSPATAVDLIRDGMSLIVLMALVIIGPGLIVGLIVSVFQAATQINEQTLSFLPRLIVTLLVIMVMGPWMLDRLLDHFNGILMDIPGLIG, from the coding sequence ATGTCGCCTGCAACCGCCGTTGACCTCATCCGCGACGGGATGAGTCTGATTGTGCTTATGGCCCTGGTTATCATCGGGCCCGGGCTTATCGTTGGCCTCATCGTCAGCGTTTTTCAGGCCGCCACCCAGATCAACGAGCAGACACTCAGCTTCCTGCCGCGCCTGATCGTAACCTTGCTGGTGATCATGGTGATGGGCCCCTGGATGCTTGATCGGCTGCTGGACCACTTCAACGGCATCCTCATGGACATTCCGGGCCTTATCGGGTGA
- the flhB gene encoding flagellar biosynthesis protein FlhB, whose protein sequence is MAEDSSGGQEKTEDPTQRRLDKSREDGQVARSRELGTMAVLMTGAAGLMIFGGSIGSGMMDIMRDNFALSRSAIEQPGQMMEHLRDAGWHMGLLTLPLLVILSISAIVGTIGIGGILLSGKALLPKFSRMNPVSGLKKMIGPNSLVELVKSIAKVSLVLTIALTVLNMRVEDLLAMEWEAPEPAIEHMLWTVGWTFFLLSCSMILVAAIDVPFQIYSHQKKLKMTKQEVKDEFKETEGKPEVKGRIRRLQMEMSQRRMMQDVPTADVVITNPTHYAVALKYDAKSMGAPIVVAKGADEIALTIGRIARENKVELLQSPPLTRAIYHSTEIGGEIPGGLYIAVAQVLAYLYQLRQYRRGQGDRPPKPDTPIPDELRRDS, encoded by the coding sequence ATGGCTGAAGACAGCAGTGGCGGTCAGGAAAAAACCGAAGACCCGACCCAGCGACGCCTCGACAAATCCCGTGAGGACGGCCAGGTCGCCCGCTCTCGCGAACTTGGCACAATGGCCGTACTCATGACCGGGGCGGCGGGCCTGATGATCTTCGGCGGCTCCATCGGTAGCGGCATGATGGACATCATGCGGGACAACTTCGCGCTTTCCCGGTCTGCCATCGAACAGCCGGGCCAGATGATGGAGCACCTGCGCGATGCCGGGTGGCACATGGGGCTACTGACGCTGCCGTTGCTGGTTATCCTGTCGATCTCAGCCATTGTTGGCACCATCGGCATTGGCGGCATACTGCTGAGCGGTAAAGCCTTACTGCCCAAATTCAGCCGGATGAATCCCGTTAGCGGGCTGAAAAAAATGATCGGCCCTAACTCCCTAGTGGAACTGGTCAAAAGTATCGCCAAGGTTTCATTGGTGCTTACCATTGCGCTCACGGTACTCAACATGCGAGTTGAAGACCTGCTGGCAATGGAATGGGAAGCGCCCGAGCCTGCGATAGAACATATGCTCTGGACGGTGGGCTGGACGTTTTTCCTGCTTTCCTGCTCGATGATCCTGGTAGCAGCGATTGATGTTCCCTTCCAGATTTATAGCCATCAGAAAAAACTCAAGATGACCAAGCAGGAGGTCAAGGATGAGTTCAAAGAGACGGAAGGTAAGCCTGAAGTCAAAGGGCGCATCCGCCGCCTGCAAATGGAGATGTCCCAGCGGCGGATGATGCAGGACGTACCAACAGCCGATGTCGTCATTACCAACCCGACCCACTACGCCGTCGCCCTGAAGTATGATGCCAAGAGCATGGGCGCGCCAATTGTGGTCGCCAAGGGCGCTGACGAAATCGCCCTGACGATAGGGCGTATTGCTCGCGAGAATAAAGTCGAACTGTTGCAGTCGCCGCCGCTGACCCGCGCTATTTACCATTCCACGGAGATTGGTGGCGAGATTCCGGGCGGCCTGTATATCGCCGTAGCTCAGGTACTGGCATACCTCTACCAACTGAGGCAGTACCGCCGGGGGCAGGGCGACCGCCCACCGAAGCCTGATACACCGATACCCGATGAGCTCAGGCGCGACAGCTGA
- the flhF gene encoding flagellar biosynthesis protein FlhF, translating to MKVKRFFAPSMAQALRLVRDEMGSDAVILSNRRVDNGVEIVTALNYNEGEVRAQFGVPDPAALNSGRVAALQAEHHLRLEGELGRARSHIRDVRERATARQNPSVAAATPAAQPEPVAPAAPAAVDPVQPEAWAEMRAEIHSLRELLQGRASAPASSALSERVSLVEKRLQERLQDLGLSRELSGSLAGEHAQGRLDNSWKSALKGIATSLVAEGREWMDRGGIYAMVGATGAGKTTTLGKLAARYVLKYGADSVALITTDRYRVAAHEQLFVFGRILGVPVRVVDESNNLDSLLDELSDKRLVLIDTAGLNASDRGWQEQMDELASSRHPIQTYLLMAATSQARIMKSTWHLYKMMGLAGCVITKLDEALTVGEVLEFIMDSQLPMAYYTDGQKIPQDLHRAGAGALVKLAVRRLQALAETPPLLSKGA from the coding sequence ATGAAGGTTAAACGTTTCTTTGCCCCGAGTATGGCCCAGGCCCTTCGGCTGGTTCGTGATGAAATGGGGTCGGACGCAGTGATCCTGTCGAACCGTCGTGTCGACAATGGCGTTGAGATCGTGACGGCACTCAACTATAACGAAGGTGAGGTACGCGCGCAGTTTGGCGTGCCTGATCCTGCGGCTCTTAACAGTGGTCGGGTAGCGGCGCTTCAGGCCGAGCACCATTTGCGCCTGGAAGGGGAGCTGGGCCGTGCGCGCAGCCACATTCGGGACGTTCGTGAGCGTGCCACTGCCCGCCAGAACCCCTCTGTGGCAGCTGCCACGCCGGCTGCCCAGCCAGAGCCGGTTGCTCCAGCGGCTCCGGCAGCTGTGGACCCGGTTCAGCCGGAAGCCTGGGCCGAGATGCGTGCAGAAATTCATTCCCTGCGAGAGCTTTTGCAGGGCCGCGCATCCGCCCCTGCTTCTTCGGCTCTGTCCGAGCGTGTGTCGCTGGTTGAGAAGCGTTTGCAGGAAAGGCTGCAGGACCTGGGACTGAGCCGCGAGTTAAGCGGCAGCCTCGCTGGCGAGCACGCCCAGGGCCGTCTGGATAATAGCTGGAAGTCGGCGCTCAAAGGCATCGCCACCTCCCTGGTGGCCGAAGGACGGGAGTGGATGGATCGCGGCGGTATTTACGCCATGGTCGGGGCCACCGGCGCCGGCAAGACCACAACTCTTGGCAAACTTGCGGCCCGCTATGTGCTGAAGTACGGCGCCGATTCGGTTGCCCTGATCACAACTGACCGCTACCGGGTCGCCGCACACGAGCAGCTGTTTGTGTTCGGGCGTATCCTCGGTGTGCCGGTGCGGGTGGTGGACGAATCCAATAACCTGGACAGCTTGCTGGACGAGCTTTCCGACAAGCGGCTGGTTCTGATCGATACCGCCGGACTCAATGCCAGCGATCGTGGTTGGCAGGAGCAAATGGATGAGCTGGCCAGCAGCCGGCACCCGATCCAGACTTATCTGCTGATGGCCGCGACCAGCCAGGCCCGAATTATGAAATCGACCTGGCATTTGTATAAGATGATGGGGCTCGCTGGCTGCGTCATCACCAAGCTGGACGAGGCTCTGACCGTCGGTGAGGTGCTTGAATTTATCATGGACAGCCAATTGCCCATGGCCTACTACACGGACGGCCAGAAGATTCCCCAGGATCTTCATCGCGCTGGAGCCGGTGCAT
- the fliP gene encoding flagellar type III secretion system pore protein FliP (The bacterial flagellar biogenesis protein FliP forms a type III secretion system (T3SS)-type pore required for flagellar assembly.): MFTILVGLLLVAQPAFAAPEGIPAFTVTPGEDGTEQYSVTLQVLFLMTALSFLPAFVMMMTSFTRIIVVFAILRQAIGLQSTPSNQILLGLALFLTIFIMTPVLEQVNEQALQPYMAEELEPLEALERASLPFREFMLSQTREADLAMFIRIADATYETPEDVSFWVLMPAFVTSELKTAFQIGFMLFIPFLVIDMVVASVLMAMGMMMLSPVIISLPFKIMLFVLVDGWSMIMGTLAASYGM, translated from the coding sequence GTGTTTACCATTCTTGTGGGGCTGCTTCTGGTTGCGCAGCCGGCCTTTGCCGCACCCGAAGGGATACCCGCATTCACCGTGACGCCAGGGGAAGACGGTACCGAGCAGTATTCGGTAACCCTGCAGGTCCTCTTCCTCATGACGGCACTGTCGTTTCTGCCGGCGTTCGTGATGATGATGACCTCTTTCACCCGGATCATCGTGGTCTTTGCGATCCTCCGCCAGGCCATCGGGCTGCAGTCCACGCCGTCCAACCAGATCCTGCTGGGGTTGGCGCTTTTTCTGACTATTTTTATCATGACGCCGGTGCTGGAGCAGGTAAATGAGCAGGCGTTGCAGCCTTACATGGCTGAGGAGCTGGAACCTTTGGAGGCATTGGAGCGAGCCAGCCTGCCGTTCCGGGAGTTCATGCTTTCCCAGACGCGCGAAGCCGACCTGGCGATGTTTATCCGCATCGCGGACGCCACCTACGAAACCCCGGAAGACGTCTCATTCTGGGTTCTGATGCCCGCTTTCGTGACCAGTGAGCTCAAGACCGCTTTTCAGATCGGCTTTATGCTTTTCATACCTTTCCTTGTCATCGACATGGTGGTGGCCAGCGTTCTGATGGCCATGGGTATGATGATGCTGTCGCCCGTTATCATCTCCCTGCCGTTCAAGATCATGCTGTTTGTTCTGGTGGACGGCTGGTCGATGATTATGGGTACACTCGCGGCGAGCTACGGGATGTAG
- the fliO gene encoding flagellar biosynthetic protein FliO translates to MTLTKHMGLPYGRIGLCIAFLIASMGPAWAAEPKAAPAPSTPWENMSSVALGLLAVLAVIFLSAWLVRRLQGMQGPNNNAVKTIAVLPVGQRERIALLEVGGTQLLVGITAQSIRTLHVFDEPVVDAAGTGGNGDFASRLQAMLSKGVVNQGRGTKQKGNTE, encoded by the coding sequence ATGACGCTAACGAAACACATGGGCTTGCCTTACGGTCGCATTGGGCTGTGTATCGCGTTTCTCATTGCCAGCATGGGCCCGGCCTGGGCGGCCGAGCCGAAGGCTGCGCCCGCACCGTCGACGCCCTGGGAGAACATGAGTAGCGTGGCTCTGGGCCTGCTCGCCGTGCTTGCGGTGATATTTTTATCGGCCTGGCTGGTCCGTCGCCTGCAGGGCATGCAAGGTCCCAACAACAATGCCGTAAAAACAATTGCGGTGTTGCCGGTCGGGCAACGGGAACGTATTGCCTTGCTGGAAGTCGGGGGGACTCAGTTACTGGTCGGTATCACTGCCCAATCCATCAGAACGCTTCACGTCTTTGACGAGCCTGTCGTTGATGCCGCGGGCACCGGCGGCAACGGCGATTTCGCGTCAAGATTGCAGGCCATGCTGTCGAAGGGCGTTGTCAATCAGGGCCGCGGAACCAAACAGAAAGGGAACACGGAGTGA